The following proteins come from a genomic window of Candidatus Nitrosotenuis cloacae:
- a CDS encoding ERCC4 domain-containing protein, which produces MNIESLRIVVDERERKSGIPDLLKAVGVNLEVKTLPVGDYIVAPETIVERKSVSDLISSIFDGRLFDQCNRLKEHFAHPVILMEGNVEEIEQIVENPLVFYGAVASVAIDFKIPIIPTPSATHSAKLLISMCSRKDASKGPFLKKIKKSDDVQRQQLSVLCSLPGIGEKLAVRMLEKFGSPSRTINASLADLSKVEGLGEARAKKIKQMLEKESKFRKESNQSTLDA; this is translated from the coding sequence ATGAATATTGAGAGCCTCAGAATAGTAGTTGACGAAAGGGAGCGAAAGAGCGGCATCCCTGATTTACTAAAGGCAGTAGGCGTCAACTTGGAGGTAAAGACGCTTCCCGTGGGCGACTACATCGTGGCGCCTGAGACAATAGTGGAGCGAAAGAGTGTCTCCGACTTGATATCTTCGATCTTTGACGGCAGGCTGTTTGATCAGTGCAACAGACTCAAGGAGCACTTTGCGCATCCTGTGATTCTGATGGAAGGCAACGTCGAGGAGATTGAGCAGATAGTCGAAAACCCGCTCGTGTTTTACGGCGCAGTGGCATCGGTTGCAATCGACTTTAAGATTCCAATAATTCCGACCCCCAGCGCCACGCACTCTGCAAAGCTGCTCATCTCGATGTGTTCCAGAAAGGATGCCTCAAAGGGGCCGTTCCTAAAGAAGATAAAAAAATCAGACGACGTACAGAGACAGCAGCTGTCCGTGTTGTGCAGCCTCCCCGGAATAGGAGAAAAGCTGGCAGTCAGGATGCTTGAAAAGTTCGGCTCACCATCACGCACGATTAACGCGTCTCTTGCGGACCTCTCAAAAGTGGAGGGGCTGGGCGAGGCAAGGGCAAAGAAGATCAAACAGATGCTTGAAAAGGAAAGCAAATTTAGAAAAGAGTCAAACCAGTCGACACTTGATGCATGA
- a CDS encoding sulfurtransferase has product MMADLIVSYQWLDEHLDDPNLVILDTRPKIAYMYGHIPNSVQLAVDQIIKISEHGAHLAPDADAAAAVFGSLGIDGTKTVIVTGEAMDPSLARVAWTLQYFGHGNTKMLNVGIGTWQSLGLKMTRAQKPPVPTEFVPKIIPEMRIESDELQRLLGKVTVIDARSPQEFFGGHLPGSILIPFTDGLGQSGTVFEPEESLQKMFAEKQVANDKEIVCYCMHGHRASSLFYQLKLAGLEKVRLYDGSFIDWYSKRLALE; this is encoded by the coding sequence ATGATGGCCGACCTGATAGTTTCCTACCAATGGCTTGACGAGCACTTGGACGACCCGAATTTGGTTATACTCGACACGCGCCCCAAGATCGCATACATGTACGGACACATTCCAAACTCGGTGCAACTTGCAGTTGATCAGATAATCAAAATAAGCGAGCACGGCGCGCACCTTGCGCCGGATGCAGATGCGGCTGCTGCCGTGTTCGGCTCACTCGGCATAGACGGAACAAAGACCGTAATAGTGACCGGCGAGGCAATGGACCCATCGCTTGCAAGAGTCGCTTGGACACTTCAGTATTTCGGACACGGCAACACAAAGATGCTAAATGTCGGAATTGGCACGTGGCAGTCGCTTGGACTAAAGATGACCCGGGCGCAAAAGCCGCCCGTTCCAACAGAGTTTGTTCCAAAGATAATCCCAGAGATGCGAATCGAGTCGGACGAGCTGCAAAGACTGCTCGGGAAGGTGACTGTAATCGACGCACGCTCGCCGCAAGAGTTCTTCGGCGGACATCTGCCCGGCTCGATTCTAATTCCGTTCACCGACGGCCTTGGACAGAGCGGAACCGTGTTTGAGCCAGAGGAGTCGCTTCAGAAGATGTTTGCAGAAAAACAAGTTGCAAATGACAAGGAAATAGTCTGCTACTGCATGCACGGGCACAGGGCCTCCAGCCTGTTCTACCAGCTAAAGCTGGCAGGATTGGAAAAGGTGCGTCTCTACGACGGCTCGTTCATCGACTGGTACTCAAAACGTCTTGCGCTTGAGTAA
- a CDS encoding NOB1 family endonuclease → MVFRIYDASAFYAGVPFASQEQGYTTTHVFEEIKHIKKSHGALDILLETDRLRIMDAEPESVRAAIEHAKKTGDYQELSEADISAVALCYQTGGQIITDDFAVSNLAKNMNLQVHPIMTKGIKDVGRWNYYCPACRKEFSAKTECPICGSTLSKKLLKRKTF, encoded by the coding sequence TTGGTTTTTAGAATATACGATGCAAGCGCATTCTATGCAGGAGTCCCGTTCGCATCTCAGGAGCAGGGATACACCACGACGCACGTATTCGAGGAGATAAAGCACATCAAGAAGAGCCATGGGGCGCTAGACATCCTGCTAGAGACTGACAGGCTCAGAATAATGGACGCCGAACCAGAAAGCGTGCGTGCTGCAATCGAGCATGCAAAGAAGACAGGAGATTATCAGGAGCTCTCAGAGGCAGACATATCTGCAGTGGCACTGTGCTACCAGACAGGTGGCCAGATCATCACCGACGACTTTGCAGTATCAAATCTTGCGAAAAACATGAACCTTCAGGTCCACCCGATCATGACAAAGGGCATAAAGGACGTCGGAAGGTGGAACTATTACTGCCCTGCGTGCAGAAAAGAGTTTTCAGCAAAAACAGAGTGCCCCATATGCGGGAGCACCCTGAGCAAAAAGTTACTCAAGCGCAAGACGTTTTGA
- a CDS encoding NAD(+)/NADH kinase produces MKLGRVAIVSKFGSEESENAAKKVAKKFLANRSEVFTIAPVFVEGAKKVESVDDLSDKKLDLIVTLGGDGTTLRTFRSLKTETPLLTINVGGNRGILSEITIDRIDHAIDDIRSNKIWLDKRTRVVASVGGEEFPPALNEIYINRQNLTKTSEFDIKFQNDVVKQKMDGVMVSTPSGSTGHSFSLGGPILHESLDVLIITPVAPVRRLPSIVVPDEKIQIICSHDTNIVMDAQVVKTAGFEDPIVIKKHKVQAVFVRIKRQGLRQMSKLGF; encoded by the coding sequence TTGAAACTAGGTCGCGTCGCAATAGTGAGCAAATTCGGCTCAGAAGAGTCCGAAAACGCTGCAAAAAAGGTGGCAAAGAAATTTCTTGCCAACAGATCCGAGGTGTTCACGATTGCGCCGGTGTTCGTCGAGGGTGCAAAGAAGGTAGAATCAGTTGACGACCTCAGCGACAAAAAGCTGGACCTCATCGTTACGTTGGGAGGGGACGGCACCACGCTTCGTACGTTCCGAAGCCTAAAGACAGAGACGCCGCTTCTTACCATCAATGTGGGTGGAAACCGCGGCATATTATCAGAGATTACAATTGACAGAATAGACCACGCAATTGACGACATCAGGTCGAACAAGATCTGGCTTGACAAGAGAACAAGGGTCGTCGCATCGGTGGGAGGTGAGGAGTTCCCGCCTGCCCTAAATGAGATCTACATCAACAGGCAGAATCTCACGAAGACGTCAGAGTTTGACATCAAATTCCAAAATGACGTAGTAAAGCAAAAAATGGACGGAGTCATGGTGTCGACTCCAAGCGGATCGACTGGGCACTCATTCTCACTTGGTGGCCCAATCCTGCACGAAAGCCTGGACGTACTGATTATCACACCAGTGGCTCCAGTAAGACGTCTCCCGTCAATCGTTGTCCCAGACGAGAAGATTCAGATCATCTGCTCGCATGACACCAACATAGTGATGGATGCGCAGGTGGTCAAGACGGCCGGCTTTGAGGATCCGATCGTCATCAAAAAGCACAAGGTCCAAGCAGTCTTTGTCAGAATCAAAAGGCAGGGACTCAGACAGATGAGCAAGCTTGGTTTTTAG
- a CDS encoding sulfurtransferase, producing MSYAHPEVLVDTEWVSKNPPSENLKIVEVDYDPENGYRKGHIAGASLIWWRRDINDPMTRDIVDKKQFEDLMSKNGIKPDTQVVLYGDFNNWFAAFAFWVFKYYGHKNIKIMNGGRKKWELEKRPYTTEEPKIAPTTYVSLPPDEGLRAYLFDVKRALDKSEVALVDVRSAKEFTGEITAPPEYPMEHAQRGGHIPRAQNIPWATAVNDADGTFKTVEELKQNYVPKGITPDKEVICYCRIGERSSHSWFVLKYLLGYPQVRNYDGSWTEWGNMIGNPIEK from the coding sequence ATGAGTTACGCGCATCCAGAAGTGCTTGTAGATACTGAATGGGTATCAAAAAATCCCCCAAGCGAAAATCTGAAAATAGTTGAAGTTGACTATGATCCTGAAAACGGATACAGAAAGGGGCACATAGCGGGGGCAAGCCTGATCTGGTGGAGACGCGACATCAACGACCCGATGACTAGAGACATTGTGGACAAAAAGCAGTTTGAGGACCTGATGTCAAAAAACGGAATAAAGCCAGACACGCAGGTCGTCCTGTACGGCGACTTTAACAACTGGTTTGCAGCCTTTGCATTCTGGGTCTTCAAGTATTACGGTCACAAAAATATCAAGATAATGAACGGTGGAAGAAAAAAATGGGAGCTTGAAAAGCGACCGTACACCACAGAGGAGCCAAAGATTGCGCCGACCACATATGTCTCACTGCCGCCAGACGAGGGACTGCGAGCATACCTGTTCGACGTAAAGCGCGCACTCGATAAAAGCGAGGTCGCACTAGTTGACGTCAGATCAGCAAAAGAGTTCACAGGCGAGATCACGGCACCACCGGAGTATCCGATGGAGCATGCTCAAAGGGGCGGACACATTCCTCGCGCCCAAAACATTCCGTGGGCTACCGCGGTAAATGATGCAGACGGCACATTCAAGACCGTAGAGGAGCTAAAACAAAACTACGTCCCAAAGGGAATCACGCCGGACAAGGAGGTCATCTGTTATTGCAGAATTGGCGAGAGGTCGTCTCACTCTTGGTTCGTTCTAAAATATCTGCTTGGGTATCCGCAGGTCCGAAACTATGACGGCTCGTGGACCGAGTGGGGCAACATGATAGGCAACCCGATCGAAAAATAA
- a CDS encoding 4Fe-4S dicluster domain-containing protein, whose amino-acid sequence MSLLLKDRVYTMESPTAKRGVYPLHGYKLGLYRLPIKLEEPAEMKSIFDGLKKTFVMDMFADRIFATYNWTEENMPDPEAKGYEQAKLSITVEIVSGEVVDIIYQIFPIEKFGDPQWVKDYRKKADYYAKMIIDTILRNTILADKMIEYFVKNDKIEQQAAVQKLEEITPLAKIVPNAKPKPKVEVPAGTEQPQQEAQMEVPDGAKPGPIDVEYKAHMKPSTPYTVASNKNVIKTWGRVGTDNQVLGVWGEFVAVDYDICIADGACIDACPVGVYEWFDTPGNVASEKKPLMAREPDCIFCLACEGVCPPQAIKIFQRKS is encoded by the coding sequence ATGTCACTTTTACTAAAAGATCGAGTTTACACAATGGAGTCCCCGACCGCAAAAAGGGGAGTTTACCCGCTACACGGCTACAAGCTAGGACTGTACCGATTACCAATAAAACTGGAAGAACCAGCAGAGATGAAGTCCATCTTTGATGGTCTCAAAAAGACATTCGTAATGGACATGTTTGCCGACAGAATCTTTGCAACATACAACTGGACCGAGGAGAACATGCCGGATCCGGAGGCAAAGGGATACGAGCAGGCAAAGCTGTCAATCACAGTAGAGATTGTGTCCGGCGAGGTGGTCGACATCATATACCAGATCTTCCCAATTGAAAAGTTCGGGGATCCGCAGTGGGTAAAGGACTATCGCAAAAAGGCGGACTATTACGCAAAGATGATAATTGACACGATTCTGCGAAACACGATTCTTGCGGACAAGATGATAGAATACTTTGTCAAGAACGACAAGATAGAGCAGCAGGCAGCAGTGCAGAAACTAGAAGAGATAACGCCACTTGCAAAGATCGTTCCAAACGCAAAACCAAAACCAAAGGTGGAGGTACCTGCCGGCACAGAGCAACCGCAGCAGGAAGCCCAGATGGAGGTTCCAGACGGAGCAAAGCCTGGACCAATCGACGTGGAATACAAGGCACACATGAAGCCAAGCACCCCGTATACCGTGGCATCCAACAAGAACGTGATAAAGACATGGGGCCGAGTGGGAACTGATAACCAGGTACTCGGAGTCTGGGGAGAGTTTGTCGCAGTTGATTACGATATATGTATTGCAGACGGCGCATGCATAGACGCCTGTCCTGTAGGAGTTTACGAATGGTTTGATACACCAGGAAACGTCGCATCTGAGAAAAAGCCGCTCATGGCACGAGAACCAGACTGTATCTTTTGCCTGGCATGCGAAGGGGTATGTCCGCCACAAGCAATCAAGATATTCCAGAGAAAATCCTAA